A single Klebsiella variicola DNA region contains:
- the znuC gene encoding zinc ABC transporter ATP-binding protein ZnuC — MAFGQRRVLSDISLALTPGKILTLLGPNGAGKSTLVRVVLGLVAPTEGVIKREDRLRIGYVPQKLHLDATLPLTVSRFLRLRPGTRKDDILPALKRVQAGHLIDAPMQKLSGGETQRVLLARALLNRPQLLVLDEPTQGVDVNGQVALYDLIDQLRHELDCAVLMVSHDLHLVMAKTDEVLCLNQHICCSGAPEVVSMHPEFISMFGPRGAEQLGIYRHHHNHRHDLQGRIVLRRGNSR; from the coding sequence GTGGCCTTTGGCCAACGCCGCGTGCTGTCTGACATTTCGCTGGCACTCACGCCAGGCAAAATATTAACCCTGCTGGGCCCGAACGGCGCCGGTAAATCGACCCTTGTGCGAGTGGTTCTGGGGCTGGTAGCACCAACAGAGGGTGTCATCAAGCGGGAAGACCGCCTGCGGATTGGCTACGTGCCGCAGAAGCTGCATCTTGACGCCACGCTGCCGCTGACCGTCAGCCGCTTCCTGCGTTTACGTCCAGGCACCCGCAAAGACGACATCCTGCCGGCGCTGAAGCGCGTGCAGGCCGGGCACCTGATCGACGCGCCGATGCAAAAACTTTCCGGCGGCGAAACCCAGCGCGTGCTGCTGGCCCGCGCCCTGCTCAATCGCCCGCAGCTGCTGGTGCTGGATGAACCGACCCAGGGCGTCGACGTCAATGGCCAGGTTGCGCTCTACGATCTTATCGACCAGCTGCGCCATGAGCTAGACTGCGCGGTGCTGATGGTCTCCCACGACCTGCATCTGGTCATGGCCAAAACCGACGAGGTATTGTGCCTGAACCAGCATATCTGCTGCTCCGGCGCACCAGAGGTCGTCTCAATGCATCCGGAGTTTATCTCCATGTTCGGCCCACGCGGCGCGGAACAGCTGGGGATCTACCGCCATCACCATAATCACCGCCACGATCTTCAGGGGCGAATTGTACTGCGTCGGGGAAACAGCCGCTAA
- the dcuR gene encoding two-component system response regulator DcuR, with protein MFNVLIVDDDPMVADLNRLFISRVADFHCCGVAATIGDAKAMLSHLAQVDLLLLDVYMQQENGLDLLPALRADGRNIDVIMMTSAADTLTLQTALHYGVVDYLIKPFQFSRFEEALQAWRKKREVTQAKSCYAQADIDTLLRRGIPQQESARRLPKGLTPQTLRLVCQWIDDHQARDFSTNELAAALQISRVSCRKYLIWLEQINVLFTTNHYGITGRPEYRYRLVVENLMLLTQYSQ; from the coding sequence ATGTTCAATGTGCTGATCGTCGATGATGATCCCATGGTAGCCGACCTGAACCGGCTGTTTATCAGCCGGGTAGCTGATTTTCACTGCTGCGGGGTGGCGGCGACGATCGGCGACGCCAAAGCGATGCTAAGCCATCTGGCGCAGGTCGATCTACTGCTGCTGGATGTCTATATGCAACAGGAGAATGGCCTGGACCTGCTGCCGGCGCTTCGCGCAGATGGGCGGAATATTGACGTCATCATGATGACGTCTGCCGCCGATACGCTCACGCTACAAACGGCGCTGCACTATGGCGTGGTGGATTACCTGATTAAACCGTTTCAGTTTTCGCGCTTTGAGGAGGCCCTGCAGGCATGGCGCAAAAAGCGTGAGGTGACGCAGGCGAAATCCTGTTACGCCCAGGCGGATATCGACACCCTGCTGCGCCGCGGGATCCCGCAACAGGAAAGCGCCCGCCGCCTGCCGAAAGGGCTGACGCCGCAAACCCTTCGCCTGGTGTGCCAGTGGATTGACGACCATCAGGCGCGCGATTTTTCGACAAACGAGCTGGCGGCGGCGCTGCAGATATCCAGGGTGTCATGCCGTAAATACCTGATTTGGCTGGAGCAGATAAACGTGCTCTTCACGACCAATCACTACGGTATCACTGGCCGCCCGGAGTATCGCTACCGGCTTGTCGTCGAGAACCTGATGTTACTGACGCAATATAGCCAGTGA
- the znuA gene encoding zinc ABC transporter substrate-binding protein ZnuA, whose product MLHKNTLLCAGLGAVFLFAQVPLASAAVVTSMKPLGFIAAAIADGVTDTQVLLPDGASEHDYSLRPSDVKRLQNADLVVWIGPEMEAFMDRSTQSIAANKKVTIAELEGVKPLLMTGADDDDDHDGHDHGAAEKSDGDHHHGIYNMHLWLSPEIARLSAVAIHDKLLELMPQSRAKLDSNLQQFEAALAATDKQVSNELAPLKGKGYFVFHDAYGYFEKHYGLTSLGHFTVNPEIQPGAQRLHEIRTQLVEQKATCVFAEPQFRPAVIEAVARGTSVRMGTLDPLGTGITLGKASYPQFLTQLANQYSSCLKGD is encoded by the coding sequence ATGTTACATAAAAATACGCTTCTTTGCGCTGGACTTGGCGCTGTTTTTTTGTTCGCGCAGGTTCCGCTGGCCAGCGCCGCCGTAGTGACTTCCATGAAACCGCTGGGCTTTATCGCAGCCGCCATCGCCGATGGGGTGACAGATACTCAGGTGCTATTGCCCGACGGCGCCTCAGAGCATGACTATTCACTGCGGCCTTCTGATGTAAAACGCTTACAGAACGCAGACTTAGTGGTATGGATTGGGCCGGAAATGGAAGCCTTTATGGATAGGTCGACGCAAAGCATTGCGGCGAATAAAAAGGTGACCATCGCGGAGCTGGAAGGGGTGAAGCCGCTGCTGATGACCGGGGCGGATGACGATGACGATCATGATGGTCATGACCACGGCGCAGCAGAAAAAAGTGACGGCGATCACCATCACGGTATTTACAATATGCATCTGTGGTTATCCCCAGAGATAGCGCGGCTTTCGGCGGTTGCAATCCACGATAAATTATTAGAACTTATGCCGCAGAGTCGAGCCAAACTCGACAGCAACCTGCAGCAGTTCGAGGCCGCGCTGGCGGCGACTGACAAGCAGGTTAGCAATGAGCTGGCACCGCTGAAAGGGAAGGGCTATTTCGTTTTTCATGACGCCTACGGTTACTTTGAAAAACACTACGGTTTGACCTCGCTGGGGCACTTTACCGTCAACCCTGAAATACAGCCTGGTGCGCAGCGTTTACACGAAATCAGAACACAACTGGTTGAGCAGAAGGCCACGTGCGTTTTTGCTGAGCCACAGTTCAGGCCAGCGGTTATCGAAGCTGTTGCCCGGGGCACGTCTGTGCGCATGGGAACCCTGGATCCGCTGGGTACTGGAATTACGTTGGGTAAAGCGAGTTACCCGCAATTCCTGACCCAGCTGGCGAATCAGTATTCGAGCTGCCTGAAAGGAGATTAA
- the ruvA gene encoding Holliday junction branch migration protein RuvA, whose protein sequence is MIGRLRGIILEKQPPLVLLETAGVGYEVHMPMTCFYELPEAGQEAIVFTHFVVREDAQLLYGFNNKQERTLFKELIKTNGVGPKLALAILSGMSAQQFVNAVEREEVASLVKLPGIGKKTAERLIVEMKDRFKGLHGDLFTPAADLVLTSPAGPTADDAEQEAVAALVALGYKPQEASRMVSKIARPDANSETLIREALRAAL, encoded by the coding sequence GTGATAGGCAGACTCAGAGGCATCATTCTCGAAAAACAACCCCCGCTGGTGTTGCTGGAAACGGCGGGCGTCGGCTATGAAGTGCACATGCCAATGACCTGCTTTTATGAGCTGCCGGAGGCCGGGCAGGAGGCGATTGTCTTCACCCACTTTGTGGTGCGTGAAGATGCCCAGCTGCTGTATGGGTTTAACAATAAACAGGAGCGTACCCTGTTTAAAGAGTTGATTAAAACCAACGGCGTAGGGCCAAAGCTGGCGCTGGCGATCCTCTCCGGCATGTCGGCGCAGCAGTTCGTCAACGCCGTTGAGCGGGAAGAGGTCGCCTCGCTGGTGAAGCTGCCGGGGATTGGTAAAAAAACCGCTGAACGCCTGATCGTCGAGATGAAAGACCGCTTCAAAGGGCTTCACGGCGATCTGTTCACCCCGGCGGCCGATCTGGTGCTAACCTCGCCGGCAGGCCCGACGGCGGACGATGCCGAGCAGGAAGCGGTTGCCGCGCTGGTCGCGCTGGGCTATAAACCGCAGGAGGCCAGCCGGATGGTCAGCAAGATCGCGCGTCCGGATGCCAACAGTGAAACGCTAATCCGCGAAGCGCTGCGCGCCGCGTTGTGA
- a CDS encoding NAD-dependent malic enzyme, which translates to MLATETLYTPYNGAVLLENPLLNKGLAFTESERTAFNLQGLLPHNVETIEEQTERAWGQFCQFKKSISRHIYLRNIQDTNETLFYNLLRSHMKETLPVIYTPTVGEACEHFSEIYRRGRGLFISWPNRHQIDEMLQGFSRNDIKVIVVTDGERILGLGDQGIGGMGIPIGKLSLYTACGGIHPASTLPIMLDVGTNNPQHLEDPLYMGWRHPRISDEQYLEFMDMFVHAIQQRWPNVLLQFEDFAQKNATRLLNRYRHQLCCFNDDIQGTAAVTSGTLIAAAAAAGTPIRDQRVVFLGGGSAGCGIAEKIIALMVDDGLSQEEARRRIFMVDRFGLLTDEMPNLLDFQRDLVTPRASIAHWDTESAQLSLMDVVRNVHPTVLIGVSGQPGLFSEEIVKEMHRHCPRPIIMPLSNPTSRAEAQPKDLLEWTRGSALIATGSPFEPVFYDGKTYDIAQCNNAYIFPGLGLGILASKAQRVTEAMLITCSKTLAAHSPLASRETGALLPPVEEIEMISRAIAAEVARAAQRDGVAPQIDEAQLAANIDKTFWRARYTAYKRSSF; encoded by the coding sequence ATGTTAGCCACAGAAACCTTATACACTCCCTATAACGGTGCCGTCCTGCTGGAAAATCCGTTATTAAATAAAGGCCTTGCTTTTACCGAAAGTGAACGCACGGCATTTAATCTTCAGGGACTGTTACCCCATAATGTTGAAACCATTGAAGAACAAACCGAGCGCGCATGGGGCCAGTTTTGCCAGTTCAAAAAGAGTATTTCGCGCCATATCTATCTCAGGAATATTCAGGATACTAACGAGACATTATTCTATAACCTGCTGCGTAGTCATATGAAAGAAACGCTGCCGGTGATCTATACCCCGACGGTGGGTGAAGCGTGTGAACATTTCTCAGAAATATATCGCCGGGGACGCGGTTTGTTTATTTCCTGGCCCAACCGTCACCAGATTGACGAAATGCTGCAGGGATTTTCCCGCAATGATATCAAAGTCATTGTGGTGACCGATGGCGAGCGCATTCTGGGGCTGGGCGACCAGGGGATTGGTGGCATGGGGATCCCCATTGGCAAACTCTCGTTATATACCGCCTGCGGGGGCATTCACCCGGCATCCACGCTGCCTATCATGCTAGATGTCGGCACCAACAACCCGCAGCATCTGGAGGATCCGCTGTATATGGGCTGGCGCCATCCGCGCATCAGCGACGAGCAGTACCTGGAGTTTATGGACATGTTTGTCCATGCCATTCAGCAACGTTGGCCGAATGTATTACTTCAGTTTGAAGATTTTGCACAAAAGAATGCCACGCGACTGCTCAACCGTTATCGTCACCAGCTGTGCTGTTTTAACGATGATATCCAGGGCACCGCCGCCGTGACCTCAGGGACGCTGATCGCCGCCGCGGCCGCGGCCGGGACGCCGATCCGCGACCAGCGGGTAGTTTTCCTTGGCGGCGGTTCGGCCGGATGCGGCATTGCGGAAAAAATCATTGCGCTGATGGTGGATGATGGGCTTTCGCAGGAGGAAGCACGCCGCCGTATCTTTATGGTTGACCGCTTTGGCCTGCTGACGGATGAGATGCCCAATCTGCTCGATTTTCAGCGCGACCTCGTCACGCCGCGAGCCAGTATTGCCCACTGGGATACCGAGTCCGCCCAACTGTCGCTGATGGATGTCGTACGCAACGTCCACCCTACCGTACTGATTGGCGTGTCTGGTCAGCCGGGGTTGTTTAGCGAAGAGATAGTGAAGGAGATGCATCGGCACTGCCCGCGTCCGATTATTATGCCGCTCTCTAACCCCACCTCCCGGGCCGAAGCCCAGCCGAAGGATTTGCTGGAGTGGACCCGGGGAAGCGCGCTGATCGCCACCGGCAGCCCGTTCGAACCCGTCTTCTACGACGGCAAAACCTACGATATCGCTCAGTGCAACAACGCCTATATTTTTCCCGGTCTGGGGCTGGGGATCCTCGCCAGTAAAGCGCAGCGCGTCACCGAAGCGATGCTGATCACCTGCAGTAAAACCCTCGCAGCCCACTCGCCTTTGGCGAGCCGTGAAACCGGTGCTTTACTGCCGCCGGTTGAAGAGATCGAAATGATTTCCCGGGCTATTGCCGCAGAGGTCGCTCGCGCCGCGCAGCGGGACGGCGTTGCGCCGCAGATTGACGAGGCACAGCTGGCGGCGAATATCGATAAAACCTTCTGGCGAGCGCGCTACACCGCCTATAAACGATCGTCATTCTGA
- a CDS encoding AEC family transporter, which yields MPSLLLQSLFPLVFIMLLGWLSGKLGYTRREDASVLATVVIRFALPFHLFIGALNTHPDKIKNFTFMAVLVIGLMGSYFLTLLISRYVFRHDIKTSAIQSLVCAFPDMAYFGAPVLAVLIGPEGFLGVLIGNLVTSVLMIPLTIILIRMGDKHRSADEPQLHAGQLILQNLLKAVRNPIVWIPISGVLLSLAGVQLPPMLSMPIEMVGKIAGGLSLFALGLLFYGERPTVNIQTCTNISIKNLIQPAMMALAGLAFGLSHTLMQQVIIIGATPSAIAAGMFALRSDTYIEPASSSILLGTAIGVVTEGIMIYLIS from the coding sequence CGGTAAACTAGGCTATACCCGGCGCGAGGATGCCTCCGTTCTGGCCACGGTGGTGATCCGCTTTGCGCTTCCGTTCCATCTTTTTATCGGCGCGTTAAATACCCATCCCGATAAAATTAAAAACTTCACCTTTATGGCGGTGTTAGTCATTGGCCTGATGGGGTCCTATTTTCTCACGCTGCTGATCTCACGCTATGTTTTCCGTCATGATATTAAAACCAGCGCGATTCAGTCGCTGGTTTGCGCCTTCCCCGATATGGCCTACTTTGGCGCGCCCGTGCTGGCGGTACTGATAGGTCCGGAGGGTTTTCTCGGCGTACTTATCGGAAACCTGGTGACCAGCGTATTGATGATCCCCCTGACTATTATCCTGATTCGCATGGGAGACAAGCACCGGAGCGCGGATGAACCCCAGCTTCACGCCGGGCAGCTGATCCTGCAAAACCTACTGAAGGCCGTGAGAAACCCCATCGTCTGGATCCCAATTTCCGGCGTATTGCTCAGCCTGGCGGGAGTCCAGCTGCCACCTATGCTCAGTATGCCTATTGAAATGGTGGGTAAAATCGCCGGCGGTCTGTCACTGTTCGCCCTGGGACTGCTGTTTTACGGCGAACGCCCGACGGTCAATATTCAAACCTGTACCAATATCAGTATCAAAAATCTGATCCAACCGGCAATGATGGCCCTGGCCGGACTGGCCTTTGGGCTCAGTCATACCTTAATGCAACAGGTTATTATCATCGGCGCGACGCCTTCCGCCATCGCGGCAGGGATGTTTGCGCTGCGCAGCGATACCTATATTGAGCCGGCCTCATCCTCTATTTTGCTGGGTACCGCCATCGGCGTCGTCACCGAAGGCATCATGATTTATCTCATTTCGTAA
- the lpxM gene encoding lauroyl-Kdo(2)-lipid IV(A) myristoyltransferase (LpxM is lauroyl-Kdo(2)-lipid IV(A) myristoyltransferase, an enzyme characterized in Escherichia coli and involved in biosynthesis of the form of lipid A found in that species and some closely related species.): METKKNNIEFIPKFEKSFLLPRYWGAWLGVFAFAGIALTPPSFRDPILGKLGRFVGRLAKSSRRRAQINLLYCFPEKSEHEREAIIDAMYASAPQAMVMMAELGLRDPQKILARVDWQGKEIIDEMQRNNEKVIFLVPHAWGVDIPAMLMASGGQKMAAMFHNQGNPVFDYVWNTVRRRFGGRMHARNDGIKPFIQSVRQGYWGYYLPDQDHGAEHSEFVDFFATYKATLPAIGRLMKVCRARVVPLFPVYDGQTHRLTVLVRPPMDDLLDADDTTIARRMNEEVEVFVKPHTEQYTWILKLLKTRKPGEIEPYKRKELFPKK, encoded by the coding sequence ATGGAAACGAAAAAAAATAATATTGAGTTTATCCCTAAGTTTGAGAAATCCTTTTTACTGCCGCGCTACTGGGGCGCGTGGCTGGGCGTCTTTGCCTTCGCAGGCATCGCGCTGACGCCGCCTTCCTTTCGCGATCCGATCCTCGGAAAACTCGGCCGCTTCGTAGGGCGTTTGGCGAAAAGCTCGCGGCGCCGGGCGCAGATTAATTTGCTCTACTGTTTTCCGGAAAAAAGCGAGCACGAACGGGAAGCGATCATCGACGCCATGTATGCCTCGGCGCCGCAGGCGATGGTGATGATGGCCGAGCTGGGCCTGCGCGATCCGCAGAAAATCCTTGCCCGCGTCGACTGGCAGGGGAAAGAGATCATCGACGAGATGCAGCGTAATAACGAGAAAGTGATTTTCCTCGTTCCGCATGCCTGGGGCGTGGATATCCCGGCGATGCTGATGGCCTCCGGTGGGCAGAAGATGGCGGCGATGTTCCACAACCAGGGTAACCCGGTCTTTGATTACGTGTGGAATACCGTGCGCCGTCGTTTTGGCGGGCGTATGCACGCGCGCAACGACGGGATCAAACCGTTTATTCAGTCGGTGCGCCAGGGCTACTGGGGTTACTATCTGCCCGATCAGGATCACGGCGCTGAGCACAGTGAATTTGTGGATTTCTTTGCCACCTACAAGGCGACGCTGCCCGCGATTGGCCGTTTAATGAAGGTATGCCGCGCCCGCGTCGTACCGCTGTTTCCGGTCTATGATGGCCAAACGCATCGCCTGACGGTGCTGGTCCGCCCGCCGATGGACGACCTGCTGGACGCAGACGATACGACGATCGCCCGGCGGATGAACGAAGAAGTGGAAGTGTTTGTTAAGCCGCACACCGAGCAGTACACCTGGATCCTGAAGCTGCTGAAAACGCGCAAGCCGGGTGAAATCGAGCCCTACAAACGCAAAGAGCTGTTCCCAAAGAAGTAG
- the ruvB gene encoding Holliday junction branch migration DNA helicase RuvB: MIEADRLVSADSSGFEEAADRAIRPKLLAEYVGQPQVRSQMEIFIQAAKLRGDALDHLLIFGPPGLGKTTLANIVANEMGVNLRTTSGPVLEKAGDLAAMLTNLEPHDVLFIDEIHRLSPVVEEVLYPAMEDYQLDIMIGEGPAARSIKIDLPPFTLIGATTRAGSLTSPLRDRFGIVQRLEFYQIPDLQHIVSRSARHMGLEMSDDGALEVARRSRGTPRIANRLLRRVRDFAEVRHDGTISADIAAQALDMLNVDAEGFDYMDRKLLLAVIDKFFGGPVGLDNLAAAIGEERETIEDVLEPYLIQQGFLQRTPRGRMATVRAWNHFGITPPEMP, from the coding sequence ATGATTGAAGCAGACCGGCTGGTATCGGCAGACAGCAGCGGCTTCGAAGAGGCCGCTGACCGCGCCATCCGCCCAAAATTGCTGGCAGAGTATGTCGGCCAGCCGCAGGTGCGTTCGCAGATGGAGATCTTTATCCAGGCGGCGAAGCTGCGCGGCGACGCCCTCGATCACCTGCTGATTTTTGGCCCGCCAGGGTTGGGGAAAACCACCCTGGCCAATATCGTCGCTAATGAAATGGGGGTGAATCTGCGTACCACCTCCGGCCCGGTGCTGGAGAAAGCGGGCGATCTCGCCGCGATGCTCACCAACCTCGAACCGCACGATGTGCTGTTTATCGATGAGATCCATCGCCTCTCGCCGGTGGTGGAAGAGGTGCTCTATCCGGCAATGGAAGACTACCAGCTGGATATCATGATTGGCGAAGGTCCGGCGGCGCGCTCGATTAAAATCGACCTGCCGCCGTTTACCCTGATTGGCGCCACCACCCGGGCCGGTTCGTTGACCTCGCCGCTGCGCGACCGCTTTGGCATCGTGCAGCGTCTGGAGTTCTATCAGATCCCCGATCTGCAGCATATTGTCAGCCGCAGCGCCCGCCATATGGGGCTGGAGATGAGCGACGATGGCGCGCTGGAAGTGGCCCGCCGTTCACGCGGCACGCCGCGTATTGCCAACCGTCTGCTGCGCCGGGTGCGTGACTTCGCGGAAGTGCGCCACGACGGCACCATCTCCGCCGACATTGCCGCCCAGGCGCTGGATATGCTCAACGTCGATGCGGAAGGGTTCGACTATATGGACCGCAAGCTGCTGCTGGCGGTGATAGATAAGTTCTTCGGCGGACCGGTGGGGCTGGATAACCTCGCCGCCGCGATTGGCGAAGAGCGGGAAACCATTGAAGATGTGCTGGAGCCCTACTTAATTCAGCAGGGTTTTCTGCAGCGTACGCCGCGGGGAAGAATGGCGACGGTGCGCGCCTGGAATCATTTCGGGATTACGCCGCCGGAGATGCCGTAG
- the mepM gene encoding murein DD-endopeptidase MepM produces MQQIARAVTQAFNNLPRPHRVMLGSLSVLTLAVAVWRPYIYHPESAPIVRTIELEKSEIRSLLPEASEPIDQAPQEEEAIPQDELDEKADTDAGGHEYVVSTGDTLSSILNQYGIDMGDIAQLSSADKELRNLKIGQQLSWTLTADGDLQSLTWEMSRRETRTYTRVDNGFKMSSELQKGDWVNNVLKGTVGASFVSSARDAGLTSTEISAVIKAMQWQMDFRKLKKGDEFSVLMSREMLDGKREQSQLLGVRLRSDGKDYYAIRAEDGKFYDRNGTGLAKGFMRFPTARQFRVSSNFNPRRLNPVTGRVAPHRGVDFAMPQGTPVLAVGDGEVVVAKRSGAAGYYVAIRHGRTYTTRYMHLRKLLVKPGQKVKRGDRIALSGNTGRSTGPHLHYEVWINQQAVNPLTAKLPRTEGLSGSDRTDYLAQVKEVVPQLRFD; encoded by the coding sequence GTGCAACAGATAGCCCGCGCTGTCACTCAGGCATTCAACAATCTGCCACGACCTCATCGCGTCATGTTGGGGTCGCTTAGCGTTCTTACCTTAGCGGTCGCCGTCTGGCGACCCTACATTTACCACCCGGAATCCGCCCCCATCGTCAGAACCATTGAACTGGAAAAAAGCGAGATCCGTTCCCTGCTGCCGGAAGCCTCCGAGCCGATCGACCAGGCCCCGCAGGAAGAAGAAGCCATTCCTCAGGATGAACTCGACGAGAAGGCCGATACCGATGCCGGCGGTCATGAATATGTGGTGTCGACTGGCGATACGCTCAGCAGCATCCTGAACCAGTACGGTATCGATATGGGCGATATCGCCCAGCTTTCCTCCGCCGATAAAGAGCTGCGTAATCTGAAGATTGGCCAGCAGCTCTCCTGGACCCTGACCGCGGACGGCGATCTGCAGAGCCTGACCTGGGAGATGTCCCGCCGCGAAACCCGCACTTATACCCGTGTGGACAACGGTTTTAAAATGAGCAGCGAGCTGCAGAAAGGCGACTGGGTCAACAATGTGCTGAAGGGCACCGTCGGCGCCAGCTTTGTCTCCAGCGCGCGCGATGCCGGCCTGACCAGTACCGAAATCAGCGCGGTGATCAAGGCCATGCAGTGGCAGATGGATTTCCGTAAGCTGAAAAAAGGCGACGAGTTCTCGGTATTGATGTCGCGCGAAATGCTCGACGGCAAGCGCGAGCAAAGTCAGCTGCTGGGCGTGCGTTTGCGCTCCGACGGTAAGGATTACTATGCTATCCGTGCCGAAGACGGCAAATTCTACGATCGTAACGGGACGGGGCTGGCGAAAGGCTTTATGCGCTTCCCGACGGCGCGTCAGTTCCGCGTTTCCTCTAACTTTAACCCGCGTCGTCTGAATCCGGTCACCGGGCGCGTCGCGCCGCATCGTGGCGTCGATTTCGCGATGCCGCAGGGGACGCCGGTGCTGGCAGTGGGTGATGGCGAAGTGGTAGTGGCCAAGCGCAGCGGCGCTGCCGGGTATTATGTTGCTATCCGCCACGGTCGCACCTATACCACCCGCTATATGCACCTGCGTAAGCTGCTGGTGAAACCGGGGCAGAAAGTGAAGCGCGGCGATCGTATCGCGCTGTCGGGGAATACCGGCCGTTCTACCGGGCCGCACCTGCACTATGAAGTGTGGATCAACCAGCAGGCGGTCAACCCGCTGACGGCTAAGCTGCCGCGTACCGAAGGGCTGAGCGGTTCCGACCGTACCGATTACCTGGCGCAGGTCAAAGAGGTCGTCCCGCAGCTGCGGTTTGACTAA
- the znuB gene encoding zinc ABC transporter permease subunit ZnuB: MIELLLPGWLAGMMLACAAGPLGSFVVWRRMSYFGDTLAHASLLGVAFGLLLNVNPFYAVIAVTLLLAGGLVWLEKRPHLAIDTLLGIMAHSALSLGLVVVSLMSNVRVDLMAYLFGDLLAVTPQDLIAIAMGVVIVIGILLWQWRNLLAMTISPDLAFVDGVKLQRVKLLLMLVTALTIGVAMKFVGALIITSLLIIPAATARRFARTPEQMAAVAVGVGMLAVTGGLTFSAFYDTPAGPSVVLCAAVLFILSMTKKAAS, encoded by the coding sequence ATGATTGAACTTTTGTTACCTGGCTGGCTGGCCGGGATGATGCTGGCCTGCGCCGCCGGCCCGCTGGGCTCCTTTGTGGTCTGGCGCCGTATGTCCTATTTCGGCGACACGCTGGCGCATGCCTCGCTGCTCGGCGTCGCTTTCGGTTTACTGCTGAACGTCAATCCGTTTTATGCGGTGATCGCCGTCACCCTGCTGCTGGCCGGCGGGCTGGTATGGCTGGAAAAACGGCCGCATCTGGCGATCGATACCCTGCTGGGCATCATGGCGCACAGCGCGCTCTCTCTGGGGCTGGTGGTGGTCAGTCTGATGTCTAACGTCCGCGTCGATCTGATGGCGTACCTGTTCGGCGATCTGCTGGCGGTCACCCCGCAGGACCTGATCGCCATTGCCATGGGCGTGGTGATTGTGATTGGCATTCTGCTCTGGCAGTGGCGGAATCTGCTGGCGATGACCATCAGTCCGGACCTGGCGTTTGTCGATGGCGTGAAGCTGCAGCGGGTCAAGCTGCTGTTGATGCTGGTCACCGCCCTGACTATCGGCGTGGCGATGAAGTTCGTCGGGGCGCTGATCATCACTTCCCTGCTGATTATCCCGGCCGCCACCGCCCGCCGTTTTGCCCGCACGCCGGAGCAGATGGCCGCCGTGGCGGTGGGCGTGGGCATGCTGGCCGTCACCGGCGGGTTAACCTTCTCGGCTTTCTACGACACACCGGCCGGTCCATCGGTGGTGCTGTGCGCCGCGGTGCTGTTTATTCTCAGCATGACGAAAAAAGCCGCCAGCTAA